The genomic segment CCATGGCGCCTAGCGCTTGCTGAACTGCGGCTTCTTGCGGGCCTTCTTGAGGCCGGCCTTCTTACGCTCCTTGGCGCGTGCGTCGCGCGTCAGGAAGCCGCGGCGCTTGAGCTCGGTGCGCAGGTTCGGATCGGCCTCGAGCAGCGCGCGGGAGATGCCGTGGCGCAGGGCGCCGGCCGCGGCCGACACGCCGCCGCCGTGCAGGCGGGCCACGACGTCCATGCGGTCCTCGTAGCCCACGGCCTCGAGGGGCTGGCGGATCGTGCGCTGCAGCGTCGCGCGCGGGAAGAAGTCGTCCATCGTCCGGCCGTTGATCGTGTACTGGCCGGTGCCGGGCTTGAGGATGACGCGGGCGATCGCGGTCTTGCGCTTGCCCGTCGCGCGGTAGCGCGCGTCCTCGGCGAGCTGGATCTGGGCCGCGATGGGCTCCTGATCGACCTCGTCCTCGTCGGAGAGGGCCTGGCCGCCCTCCTCGCTGTCGGGGTCCTCGTCCTCGGACCAGGCGCGACCGCGGTCCTCGCCCTCGACGACGATGTCGACCTCGAGGTCGGCGCCCGGGATGGCCGGCTTGACGCGCGGCGTGGGCTCCTCCTCCTCGAGCTCCTCCTCGGCGGCGGGCGGCGCGGGGGCCTCGGCCTCCACGGGCGCGGGCGCGTCGGGCGGCGCGGGGGCCTCCGGCTGCTCGGCGGCGGGGGCCTCGGGAGCGGCGGGCTCCTCCGGGGTCTGGGCGTCGGCGGACGGCTCCGGCGTGGCCGGCTGCTGGTCGTCCTGCGGATCCTGCGGCGTCTGGTCGGCCATGCCTAAGACTTGATCTCCAGGGGCTCGGGCTTCTGCGCGACGTGCGGATGATCCGGGCCGGCGTAGACCTTGAGCTTCGTGAGCTGCTTGCGGGCGAGGCGGTTGCGGGGCAGCATGCCCTTGACCGCCAGCCGGATGACCTCTTCGGGGCGCTTCTCCAACATCTCCTCCAGCGTGCGGGACTTGAGCCCGCCCGGATAGCCGGAGTGGCGGTAGTAGCGCTTCTCGGTGCGCTTGTTGCCGGTCACCGAGATCTTCTCCGCGTTGATGACGATGACGAAGTCACCGGTATCGACGTGCGGGGTGTACTCGGGCTTCCGCTTGCCGCGCAGGGCATCGGCGAGCTGCGTGGCCAGACGACCGAGCGTCTGTCCGTTGGCATCGACGACGAGCCAGTTGCGCTCGCGGGTGGTGGAGTTGGCGACGTAGGTCTTCACGGCGTAAGGAAGCCGCGCGACAGGGCACGCGGCGGAGGACGATGATAGGGAATCGGGCCCGGACGAGGAATCCCGAGGGATGGTCCCGGACCGCGGTTGGTCGGCGTGCGACCCGTCCAGCCCCATCACTATAGTGCCGCTCGTCGACAGGACGACGCCGAGTCCGCGATCTCGCCCGCCGGGCGATCGCGGAGCGGGGGAACCAGTGGGCCCGCGTTCGCGCGTGCCCGTGGGGCGAATCCGGCAGGGAGTGCCGGTAGCGCGGAACTCGACCGCGCGAGCCCGTCAGCTAACCCCGTAGGCCGCCAACGAGACCTTGGGGAAGCACGCCACCACACTCCTGCTGACCGCCGCCGCGCTCGCGCTCGGTGCCCCGTCCGCGGGCGCGCAGGTGGCGATGCCCTCCACCACCGCACCGGCCGCGGCGCTGCCCGCCGACGGTGCCGTCCCCGTCGCCGGAGTCGCCGCCGGCACTCAGCCGATCATCTCCGGCGTGGCCTGCAGCTCCGCCTGCGGCGGGCTGCAGCAGGGTCGCGCCGGCAGCACCGTGCGCCTGACGGGCACGGGAATGGCCGGCGCCACGCTCGTGGTCTTCATGGGCGGCCGCGGCCCGCGCGACGACGTCCGCGTCGCCCCGGCGGCGAGCACCGCCACCACGGTCGACGTCGCCGTGCCGCCCGCCGCGCGCACGGGAACGCTGCGCGTCGTCGCCGCCAACGGCCGCTGGTCGAAGGCCAGCACCCAACGGATGATGGTGCGCGCGTCGACGGTGCCCGGCGCGCCGCTCGTGCAGGCCCACGTCGACGCCAAGCGCGTCTTCCTCGACGGCGCGTCACGCCCGTCGGTCTCCTTCTACGTCGGCGGCAGCGCCCCGTCGCAGGTCCGCGTGGACCTGCTGCGCGACGGCGTCGACCCCCCATCGCCACGTGGACACCGGCGCCCGTCGACCCGGGCACCGTGCAGACGATCGCCTGGGACGCGGCGATGGCCTCGGCGGCACCGCCCGAGGGGCGCTACGTCTTCCGCATCGTCGCGCTGTCCGGCGGCGTCGTCGCCGCCGCGCAGGCCCGCGCCGCCCACCTCGGCGACGGCGCCCAGAGCGCGCAGGCCCCGGCCGGGACCACGGACCCCGTCCCGCCCGTCGCCACCGGCTTCATGCTCCTCGGCCACGAGTTCCCCGTGCAGGGCCCGCACACGATCGGCACCGACCCGGTGCAGCGCTTCGGCGCCGGCCGCGCCGGCCATACGCACGAGGGCCAGGACGTGCTCGCGCCGTGCGGCACGCCGCTGGTGGCGGTCAGCAGCGGCGTCATCCGCTACCAGGCCTTCCAGTCGGCGGCGGGCAACTACGTCGTTCTCCGCGAGGACGGCGGCGCCGCCGACTACGCCTACATGCATCTTCGTGATCCGGCGCTCGTCGCCCGCGGCGCGCACGTCTCCACGGGCCAGCTGCTGGGCTACGTCGGCGACACGGGCGACGCCCAGGGCTGCCACCTGCACTTCGAGCTCTGGCCGGCCCCCGGCTGGTACACCGGCGGTCAGCCGGTGGACCCGCTTCCGGCGCTGACCTCCTGGGACCGCACGTCCTGAGCGGTCGGGCTCCGGACGCAGCCGGATAGAACGTCCGTCCAGGCACTGGACCTTCGTTCGGGATCAGCCGACGTACGGGGGTGTGTCGGTCCCTCCGCCCATCAGCTCCCTGTCGAACCCCTTGAGCGTCGACAGCATGCCCGTGCCCGA from the Baekduia soli genome contains:
- the rpsI gene encoding 30S ribosomal protein S9, translating into MADQTPQDPQDDQQPATPEPSADAQTPEEPAAPEAPAAEQPEAPAPPDAPAPVEAEAPAPPAAEEELEEEEPTPRVKPAIPGADLEVDIVVEGEDRGRAWSEDEDPDSEEGGQALSDEDEVDQEPIAAQIQLAEDARYRATGKRKTAIARVILKPGTGQYTINGRTMDDFFPRATLQRTIRQPLEAVGYEDRMDVVARLHGGGVSAAAGALRHGISRALLEADPNLRTELKRRGFLTRDARAKERKKAGLKKARKKPQFSKR
- the rplM gene encoding 50S ribosomal protein L13, which translates into the protein MKTYVANSTTRERNWLVVDANGQTLGRLATQLADALRGKRKPEYTPHVDTGDFVIVINAEKISVTGNKRTEKRYYRHSGYPGGLKSRTLEEMLEKRPEEVIRLAVKGMLPRNRLARKQLTKLKVYAGPDHPHVAQKPEPLEIKS
- a CDS encoding M23 family metallopeptidase, with amino-acid sequence MQTIAWDAAMASAAPPEGRYVFRIVALSGGVVAAAQARAAHLGDGAQSAQAPAGTTDPVPPVATGFMLLGHEFPVQGPHTIGTDPVQRFGAGRAGHTHEGQDVLAPCGTPLVAVSSGVIRYQAFQSAAGNYVVLREDGGAADYAYMHLRDPALVARGAHVSTGQLLGYVGDTGDAQGCHLHFELWPAPGWYTGGQPVDPLPALTSWDRTS